The Syngnathus acus chromosome 12, fSynAcu1.2, whole genome shotgun sequence genome contains the following window.
CAGCGGCGAGGCTCAGATCCAGTTCCCCGTCCTAATCCCGCCTGGTATGTGTTGAGAGCGCTCGCTTCCACCGGAGGCCCATAAATCATCATTTTCTCTGCCGTACCGCGAACGTCCAACCCGGCGACAGAAACACAATGCTATACTCGTGTTCTTCGTTCGTCTCGCGCGAATGCGACGCGACACACGTACATATTGGCACCTCCTGCAAACGGGCCTGTGAGAAAGAGTATATGCACACGCGGCTGGTAATACAAGAGCGTATCACGTCGCGGAGTTGATCAGAGCAGCATGACCGCATTGTCGCCAAATCACGTCATGTTGTCACCTTGGAGCCCGTTCCCAGAAGGAGCTATTGATATCGTCACCACGACATCTCTGACTAGCGTTTACCTCTACACTGATGAGGTTTGTCTGCAGCGATGACACAAAAAATCCAGTTTTAGAGAATTTCATTTCCCTTCACTGTCATAATATGACGTCTAAATACGTCTAAAAACAATACTCGCTCGTATTCAAAGAATGGAAAGTAAAACGCAGCGACAGCCTTGAACTTTGCTTCCTGTACAGGGTGTTACAAGCGACTTAGAATAACAGACAATTGCACTTAATGCCACAATAATCTAATCAGTTGGCTCGGGAGTGGAGGTCACGGGAAACTCCACTTCCAAGGTCAGAGAAATTAGTGATAGCTACCGGTTGTATAAGTGCGTCCCCGGATTGGGTCTTACTGTATTTAGGCAGCTGTGGTGGTgttgatttataaaaaataaaataaaaaaaagccaattaaATATATCTTTGGCGTcatgttcaaaacaaacaacttcCTGCATGagctaaaaatagaaaatgtagGTGTGCCATCTGGAGCGAGGGTGAGTCATCAGGTGTAAAATGCTGATTAATAAATCATAATCGGGCTTTATCGTTTCCATCCGGACCGTCGAGCcggtgtttatttattaatctCTAAAGGCGTTCAACCCTACGGGCGACACTGACATGTAGCAAACAATGAAGTGAGTCACGTTGAGCCCTTTTCAATAGTTGTTGTGAGTCCACCTGATAGTTCAAGGATCTGAATACATCAACTGAGGTCGTAGGTCCTGGTTCGGGTGTCGGAATGTTGAATGGCTCCGGGCATACTGTCAACCCGCTCGGTCTGTGTTTGGAAAATGTTGGTCAAACATATTTGAAAGGTTGACGGCTTGACCAAAAGTACAGTTTTCCTCCACTGTAACAAGATCCAAGACGCGTCGCCGGCATTTTAAGCTCTCGAACGCAGAGTGCGGCTGTCTGCGAGTTGGCTCCAGGTTAGGATGCTGCGTTCAGGTTCAGGTTACCGATTGTTGGCATGTGCCGGTTTGTGAGCAGAATGGCCTTGGTTGACATGTTCAAACAGCTGTGGAACAACAACCCGCCCAGCTTTGTGGACAAATGGATAGAACAGACAGATATGTAGCTGCCAgagtatatttttgtattgaaCCGAATTCTCATTTGGACTTTAGGAACCAAAGAAAAAACGCGCGGGTGGTGGTATTCCTGGTGAGCAGCGATATATCTTGATAGTTCGACAAATAACATCAGTACCTTGTTTTTACAAGTCAACCCCATCAATCACGCATTCCTCCATAGAGTTTTTTctgctgttaaaaaaataaaacgataCCTGGGGTGCAGAGGGCAAAGCTTCGGAGAAAGACGACTGATCGTATTTCcaacacatttcacaatctTTGTACCTGCTGCAAGTGTACAACAAAGAGGTGTCAAAATTGAAACGAGATCGGCCTGTGCGACCAAACTGCTCGGAGCCATCGGTTCTGGGCAGAGAAAAGACCTGTAAACCCCCACCGCCAACCCCCCGCGGCCCCCCACAGCAGATGGGAGCTTTTTGGTTACGGCCGCAGGGGAGCGTCGAGACCCCAAGACGACGAGCGCGACCACAAAAAAGCTGGCAGACGCGGCCGGACCGTGAAACATGTCCCACGAGGCGGAGGAGGCTTTCACTCACCTGGCCTTTGGTGTGTCCTCATGTTACCGGGCTCGGGCTGAGCCTCCGCCCAGTCCGCCTGCTCGCCATTGTTCCAGGCCTGCATGTGCAGACAATGAAGACGAGAGCGGGGGGCCGGGCGAAGGGAGTGAGCCACGTTTCGGAGCTTATTGTTGCCCGTGTATCTTTTTACCAACGCGGTTAAATTGAGCAATGACGGCAGCCATCAAAGGTCGCCGATACGATCGTTGCGCTCGGCGGCCGACTCGCTGCAGACGTGCACTACATCATGTCGACGATGAAAAGACGCACCTGAAGACCTCTCTCTGAATGCCGCACCTGTGCCTCCAACGTCTGTCACCATCTGTCTTATTCAGGCTTATAAAGGCCCATCTCCACATTTCAGAATTTGAATGATAAACTTTTATGGGGGGTTTGCACGAGCGCGTGAGAATGTATGTGAGAgcgtatgtgtgtgagaaagTGTTTCAACCCCGGCCAAAGTCCTAACACAGCCCAGATGTTCTTAAACTCAAAATAAGCAAGGTCTGAATGCAGTTGAGATTCCTGGGTCACAAAGACATAAGCGTAATCCGTCACTTGGCATTGCGACCATAACGGGACGCCGGCGGATTAAAGAGGATCAAAGTGGAACCTCACTCCAAGCAGAGCGTCAAAGACGTCGAACAATTATAGCATGCGGAGGCAAATGCATTCCTACTGGCTGTTTTTAAGAAACGTAAACAAGCAGATGAGGACGTAAACAAATGTGTAACTTAAACCGCGTGCAGGAAAAAGGCCGCCACCCGAACTACCTTGCTGCAATCTCTTCATTTCCGGCGACAACTGTATtgcggaaaaaaaacccacagttGTAAATGTCTTAAAATGATGTGAATAAATTAACGTATTTTCCCCATTAAAATGACCAAAAGTAGACGTAGAGCTTGTTGCCAGTCAGATCAGTCAGAGGTGCTTTAAGATCAAGAAGAGCCCCCCCACACCAACCCTACTGTGATACGGCAAAACTTTAGGTTGTGGTGGGTCACAGACAGCCTCGTGGTCACACACCAGCTGCTGAACTCCCCATGGGGAGATATAGTCAATCAGCAAAAACCTCAtagaccactagagggcgttAAACATCCACGGCAAAACAAAGAGGCTCATGAAAAGCTGTCTCCCAGGAACAAAAAGAACTATGTCGACCTCTGGTGgactatttaattatttttcttgatgaccttaaaaaaaaaaaaaacagacaaaaagtaCTGGTGGTCTAAATAAGGATTATTTTAAGTGGGAcaaattggctattttttatttgtatacagATATTGTCTGGAGTTCCTGCCCATGATGCAAGCGGCATTCATTTGCAGTCTGGCAGagggatgaaaaaaagaaaactacatCAAAGCAAAAGGTAAGAACATATCCATTGAACTTTATTGGCTAATTTGTGTCCTTTATTGAAAAACCTCCAATACTGCACACTATGAAGCCTGCCTGTGAATGCGCGTTATAGAAGCTTTATATAAAAGGCCACTGCTTGACACCGACACTTGAGGACACGGCAGCGTTGACGGAGTCGTTTCGGTACAAAAAAGCGAAACAATAGCTACCGCCTTTGTGGAAAACAGGAAGAGGATGTGGATGGGGGAAGCACTAAGATGCTTCCAAGCACAGTTGAGTCATGAAGCATCAAGCATTCATAGACCTTGTAAACATATGCAAACATATTCAAGTTACATCAAACAATTACAGGAAAACTCAAGTCAAAAGTTCGCGTAAATGTTTTTAAGTGAGAGGACGGACATGCGGAGTGATTATTGATCCACTTGCCATGAGACATCGTGTTACTCTTGTTGCATCATGTTGTACAAGTAAGAtatgtttttgtcaaataatatTGCAATGTGTCACTCAGCTCTTGCTCACCTCATTTGCCCCTGGTCATTGTTCACACTTTTAACACCCTCCTTAGACTTGGCTGGAAAATAGAGAGTAAAGTCATAAGAAGTAGACCAGGCTTTTTGAAACAATTAAGACTTCCTTAAGCTCCAATAATATTTCCGGAGAAAGCTTTGCTACAAGGCGTGAGTGGAACCCCTCTGGGAGACGTAAACAGATCGAGGTCACCATGCAGCCAAGATCTCAACACATACAAAGCGCTAACtaccatatataaaaaaataaaaataaaaaaaacttgcgcCATATTTGTGTTGATCGGCAATTAactcataattttttttctgtgcaatTCAGGTATTTTGTCCTACTACTCAACATTGTGGAACAAAGTACAGATTTTAATGCTATAAGGATGAGCTTTACTAATAATCACACAACCTCACTAGGTTTAACTAAAGCTCCGCTAAATCTATACGTACTTGCACGGTGCGGTGAGCTTGATTTAATAACAAAATGGCTGATCGGACGTGCCATTAGATAATACATTGCTCGTAACGGGCTGGGCCAGGTAGGTCCCGGTTGCCATGCAACGCTATCGAGGACAAGCGGGATTGGACAGTGTTGTTTCAGTGACATttatagtgtttttttttttattatttcttcacTCCTAACACCTCTTAAAGCACACGGACCAGTACAACCATGCATTCGTTATGTCCCCTTTCCACACCCCCTGAGGAAACGCAAAGGTGACAGACCATGTTGGCGTTAATTGGCCGGTTGATGGTCATGTTGTGAGGCTGCCTCGGTCGGGAGTGGAAACCTACAGATTCCTGTTCAGTACGTTCGAcaccaattttgtttttgtctccaaaCTCATGACATGTAAGATTTGAGCCAGATAAATTCTAGTCTTATTCATGAAAAACATCCTCGAGTTCttcactttaaagttaaagcCACATTCTCCTCACTGCTCATGTTTTGTACCCGAGCGCCGGAtatgaaaatgtctttaaagcAAGCCAGAAGCTGACAAAGCATTCTTTGTCGACATTTcatacaaacaacaaatgcGCTTGGTGCACATGAGTATCAGCTGGGTATCACACTGACAGTCACCattattgattaaaaaagaaaaaaaatgtagctcTTAATTTCCTGTGATGCAACATGATGTAATCAAGTGGTTTAAAAGTAACGTGTGCAAGTGTATCGACCCGTGTGAAAAGAAAGTCCATTTTCTAATTCAGTGCATCTATTCGGCCTTCTTGGAACAAGGGAGGGGCATTCTAAGAAATGACCTTGATCAATCAATGAtaggaaaaaacattttcgtGTTCATTATTGCGTACAGATGAAAGTATCAAATCTGTAATTCTCTCCAACAATTATCtaccaaattttatttttgcttaaaGAAAGTTAGTGAACCTGAACTTCTTCAAAGATTAACAATAAATCCAGAACAATGGAATGGACGATGTATTAACCTATGTAGCCTCCTTAAGACTGAAAAATAATCCACGATAAACAAATTggtattggattttttttttttttttttttaaacaaaatttaaCCAGACTCGGCATCGAAAAAGAGAAAGGTAAAGGCCAAGAGGTTCAGCCGTCTGCTCAGTTGTGCGTGAGCCGATTAGCACAGGGACCAAAGCTTTTATCTGAGTGCTTTTCTCGGGATTCTTCTTACACACGGCTAAACGTGAACAAATCTGATACTATGGATGAGCTTTGTCCCTTTCCACCAGAGATTCCGCAATTCTCAAAGCACCTGACTGAGACACAGCATCGTCCATCTCACCCATTGAAAGCTGTTATGAGGCATTTCATGACAAAACTAGaaatccatttgttttgttttgatatgaGCCagcattcaaatgattttttgttttttgagttGACTTGTCACAACAAGCAGctgtttttataaaaaaaaggctttaagTTTACTGTCAAATTAACAAAGCAAAAGAGTGTTTAAGACAACCAAACTGCTAGCTTAAAGCTAACATAGAATAGAAAATACCATTAACATGCTGAAATTTGATTGAAatttggttgaaaaaaaattgtgataaCTAATTGGatgattattaaaaaatatatataatatgtaaaTAATTGGTTGTTTTAGTTCCTTAATGCGTGTACtgttaaatgtaaaacaattttttatttttcatgaatCAATGTTTCTTGATAAAAAGAGCTCTTTGTTTGCTGAGATAGTTGCCGCGAGGGTGGGCAGTGAACAACTGCCATCCTCTCCACCCATCAGACACAAGACAAGGTTGTGATAATCATgcccaaagtcattttttttatcaggagACATTTAAGGCATAACAATATTTGAGGGTCAAAATATGACATTATTGCTGCAATCAGTTTTCTTACAAGTGAGCCGACTATCTTTTAATAGTCACTTTTTGAAATCAGATAATACTTTATAGTCTGATTAATCAAGCTAATGCGTTTCTCTCTTTCGATTTTACTTATTACTAGTATAtaataacatttgaaaaatctcAACCTCTTTCCACTTTTGCAAGTTAATAGATGTGTGTTGCcacgcacgcaaacacactcAGAAAACCACACACTGGCTTGATCAATGCATGGTGCCAAAAGTGAGCTGTGTGTGATGGGTTGCCAGCGGGGGGGGATGGTCAATGTGCTGCTGCTTGTTTTCTGTCAGTGTATTTTCATATTCTCTCAGTGTGCAGCAGCTTACCGATGCTTCACTGTCTGACTTGAATCTCCCACTTGGGGATCGGAGAGGTGCGCACACAGCGGACAGACACAAGATTCTTTGCACAAAAATAAGGTAtagtcactttttttattacagcATGAACttattttacacatttttcaaTTACATACTACATGGTTTCTTCAAGCTAATTatagcaaaaaacaaatttcaccaaGACAGTTATTGAAGAAGAATGATACTGAAAAAACTGTGCAATGACACTTTATACTTAGATGTAAACATACATATACCAGTGTGAATATCTAAAGTTTTCTTATAAGTCCCAAAATTAAACAATCAAAGAAATAGAAGATAAACagtaatttattttctgatgtatttaaatttttcaccacttttttatttattattttgtcattgccATATGACAATTAAAACGACCTGTAGAGTAAGAAAGTCTCTTTCCGTTGACGCGCATTTGCTCGGGCAGACATGCGCTCGCTTTCTGCGTCTCGTGTGCCAGTCTAATAAGTGGAAGGAAGAGGTGAGTGAGAATTCGTCTGACGCACGAGCCTTCACTGAGCACAGCGGggaaggggggtggggtgagAGTGGTGGGCTCTCGGTTTGACCATGAGAtgctgcgtgtgcacgtgcatgCGCTGGCGGGAAGTAAATACTCACAGTTCAAGTGACCAAAGTCACCTTATAAAAGTCTGTACTGTTTTTGCCACCTTTTAAAAATTTGACCAAATTTTGTTTGATGTTGTCTAATAACATTATGGGAACACTGATGATATTGTGTAAAGCGGCGCTTGTGCACTCACCGTCCATCAGATTAACAAAACCTGGAAATCCTTTTATAATCAGCCCCTCCAGCAGCGAATTGTCCTCACGGAAAAGCGACCTCCTTTTTTCATCATCACAAAAGTCTTGATTTAATTGCCTCTTTGGTAAATGTGTTGGAGGCAGCGTAGCGTTGGATAACGATGACTGATTGAAGACTTGCAGTGCCTGCATATCCGGCCCATCGGTAATTGTCATGGTTTGTTTCTACTTGAGTTGATTTGGACTacgaatgtttgtttttgttcgtgTCCTAGATGTGACCCTTTGAAAACGCATCAATTCAACTAAGTCTTCCTTTCCTGTTTAAGTGGCAGTGAATAAAACAGGCAGCCGTTTGGCTGACAATGAAAAAATCTTTCATACTGTTGATGTTTACTCTTAAATTAAACGTAACAACCGGCAGCATTGCTTTGAAAGGTCCGCTTAGCTTATCGGTAACAAACACTGCAAAGCACCCTAGACGAGCTAATGGCTAACATCGGTGTTTTACTGTTAAGTCTGTTTGGACACAAACAGTGGCGCAACACACATAgagtgacattttatttgtgtgtttgctacAGAAATGGACCGACAACACAGCTTCTATCGGCAAGTGGACGTTCAGGACCACGTCCACTACATCGTCGCCTTTTTTGTCCTCGTAATCGGGACAGTGGGTGTGACCGGAAATGCCTTGGTCATGTATGCGTTTTTCTGGTAAGAATCTTTTGCTTTGCTTATCTGCAAAAATCCACAATTAGCTGACTcccattcaaatgtattttttaaaaaaatattaaatatcaGTTTAAAAAAGTCAACTGTATATCTCTTACATAAACAGTCTGGAACGTACCAATACAAAAGATTAGCCTGATTTaataaaatctttattttatattttcgaaacaaaaaaaaaagtgttcttgAATGTCACAAGCTCAGACACAATGGCCTCAGCAGAGGCTGGCGGGCATTCAATACCAGGAAGCAACCGAGTGGTTTGCCAGCTGCGCTGCATAAATCgataaaaaatacacactcCATTTTTATATGCAGTCAATTTTTATAATTACTCACTCCGCTCGGCTCGAGGTGTGTTCAATGATCACTCACACAGTGGGGCGTCTAAGAAGTACATAGAAAAACTCTTTGAATGCGTCAAACAGCAATGGCTAGTATGTGAGCACATTGCAGGGGGCGTGGAAACATTTGATCATTTGATCAATAACCTCTTTTGAGTCTTAAGTGTTTCATTGAAGCTCTGATGACtgatggaaagaaaattgCTGTGTAGGGTTTCAGGGTTTTCTTCCTGATGTTTGAATAATGTTTATAGAGAACATATTCAAAGTTGCAAGGCCATATAATTGACTTTTAGGTATTTAGCAATCCCCCCAAATTGCGTGCGTGGCAAATTTCTCATGATGGAGAAATCATGAGCACTAGAGCAACACTAATACACCAATCAATActaaatctgtttttaaaagCAACTGACATATTGACTCGGACCGAAAAGGCGTTAGCTAACGCTAAAACGACAGAGGCTCTCTCCACTCTTTGCTTTCTTAAAACTCCATATAATGTCCTCTTTAAAATGAGACGATTTGTTGTTTCAGTAACAAGAAGCTACGCACTCCTCCCAACTTTTTCATCATGAACCTGGCAGTCAGCGACTTTCTCATGGCCATCACTCAGTCGCCCATCTTCTTTGTCAACTCCCTCTACAAGGGCTGGATATTTGGGGAAATGGGTAAGTGCCTGTTTATCGCTAGCTAGCGAGGTCTACCTAGCAAGAAAGAAGTTTGACATGATTGCATTTAGAAATGCTGTCTTCCCAGGTTGTAAAATCTACGCCTTTTGCGGGGCCTTATTCGGAATCACGTCCATGATCAACCTTCTGGCCATCTCTATGGATCGTTACATCGTCATCACCAAGCCTCTGCGGGCCTTACGATGGACCTCAAAGCGACGCACTTGCTTCATCATTGGTCTGGTGTGGCTGTACTCTTTGGCTTGGAGCCTCGCACCGCTTCTCGGGTGGAGTACGTAACTGATTTACTCAAATTCTCTTCTAATAAAAACTTACACTCTACCACGTTTGTCTCTAAGGTTCTTACATACCAGAAGGCCTGATGACCTCATGCACGTGGGACTACGTGACGTCGACGCCCGCCAATAAAAGCTACACCCTGATGCTGTGCTGCTTTGTCTTCTTCATCCCACTGGGCATCATATCTTACTGCTATCTGTGCATGTTCCTCGCTACTCGCCATGCCAGCAGGTATGTGTTTTGCAAACAATCTTTttctattgaaatgaatgggaatgccattaatccgttctaaaaaagaaaaaaaaaactcaatgttTGTATAATGTTTGCTCTTTCATATCTTTATACACATGAAGCTAGTATCTTAAATTtatgttcagaaaaaaaagtgaggctCATAGCCTCTCTCGAAAAACTCGAAAGTCAGTTCAGCAGCCTCTTCTGTCCTGCCAGGGAAGTGGAAAAGTTGGGTTCTCAGGTGAGGAAGTCAACGCTGATTCAGCAGCAGACTATCAAGTCCGAGTGGAAGTTGGCCAAGATTGCCTTTGTCGTGATCATCGTCTTTGTACTGTCCTGGTCACCCTACGCGTGTGTCACCCTCATTGCCTGGGCAGGGTAAATATgccacgcacacaaaaaaaaactttaataaCTGGCAAAGTACAGGTTCtgacgtgcaaaaaaaaaaaattcagataTGCAAATGTCCTGAACCCCTACTCCAAAGCCGTGCCGGCGGTTATTGCCAAGGCCTCGGCCATCTACAACCCTTTCATCTATGCCATCATTCACTCTAAATACAGGTGAGAGCGCCATCTTCAGAAAATCAAGTAATATGAGCTTGAAACTGATACAAAGCCTTTGTCTGACTAATCACTTTGCTTCAACAGGAACACTCTTGCCGAAAAAGTCCCCTGTCTACACTTCCTAGCCCAGCCCCCCCGGAGGGACATCATGGCAATGTCACATAGCCAGTCCTCCTTCAGGGACTCGGTGCTGAGCAGACAATCATCCGTCTCCAAAAACAAGTTTCTACAGGTTTCCTCATCCTTATCCACAATAGACACTGTGAGTCTTCATGACCCTGTCAAAATAGGAAAGCAGCACTTGTCAGTCTGGGAACTTGTAATTCACAAAATTCTGCTTATAAATGTGTCCACCCCATCCCATCGCATTCCCATGCAGCAGGTTTGCAGTGATGTGGAGCTGGATCCAATGAACCAGAACCTTTCTCTGAGATCCCGCTATTCCGTTGGAGCGCTAAAGGATCACAGCCAGGACAAAAGACCACAATGATCGCGCAGGTAAAGCCACATCATCAATTGTGGGTTAAAACGATTGTCATGTCAAGCACAAAATTGCAAATCAAGATTTCCACTGAAATTCTATAACATATCCTAGAGCCAAGCGCACTCCAAATGCGTGACCTGAGTCGTGGTCCCGCTCCAGACTCGGTGGAGGAAAAGGGAAGCGGAGCACGAGGACCTGGTCTTCTACAAGAGACATGAACCAAAGAGGGCCACAGCAAGCCCAGGGCGAAAGGAGAAGTGGAAGTCCTCTCCAGCCACTATCGGTGGCAGAGGTGTTGGActgtgtggggaaaaaagatgCAATCATTACTAGATTAATAATATCTAGTCTGGATTGTTAAAGTCAAGTCTTGGAGTAAGtcgactgtttttttttccctcaccaACATAAACTTGGAAGACTAGTTTCCTCAAATAGTGAGCGCCACTGTAAAAGAAGCTG
Protein-coding sequences here:
- the opn4xa gene encoding opsin 4xa isoform X2, with translation MDRQHSFYRQVDVQDHVHYIVAFFVLVIGTVGVTGNALVMYAFFCNKKLRTPPNFFIMNLAVSDFLMAITQSPIFFVNSLYKGWIFGEMGCKIYAFCGALFGITSMINLLAISMDRYIVITKPLRALRWTSKRRTCFIIGLVWLYSLAWSLAPLLGWSSYIPEGLMTSCTWDYVTSTPANKSYTLMLCCFVFFIPLGIISYCYLCMFLATRHASREVEKLGSQVRKSTLIQQQTIKSEWKLAKIAFVVIIVFVLSWSPYACVTLIAWAGYANVLNPYSKAVPAVIAKASAIYNPFIYAIIHSKYRNTLAEKVPCLHFLAQPPRRDIMAMSHSQSSFRDSVLSRQSSVSKNKFLQVSSSLSTIDTVCSDVELDPMNQNLSLRSRYSVGALKDHSQDKRPQ
- the opn4xa gene encoding opsin 4xa isoform X1, whose protein sequence is MDRQHSFYRQVDVQDHVHYIVAFFVLVIGTVGVTGNALVMYAFFCNKKLRTPPNFFIMNLAVSDFLMAITQSPIFFVNSLYKGWIFGEMGCKIYAFCGALFGITSMINLLAISMDRYIVITKPLRALRWTSKRRTCFIIGLVWLYSLAWSLAPLLGWSSYIPEGLMTSCTWDYVTSTPANKSYTLMLCCFVFFIPLGIISYCYLCMFLATRHASREVEKLGSQVRKSTLIQQQTIKSEWKLAKIAFVVIIVFVLSWSPYACVTLIAWAGYANVLNPYSKAVPAVIAKASAIYNPFIYAIIHSKYRNTLAEKVPCLHFLAQPPRRDIMAMSHSQSSFRDSVLSRQSSVSKNKFLQVSSSLSTIDTQVCSDVELDPMNQNLSLRSRYSVGALKDHSQDKRPQ